The following are encoded together in the Thalassomonas haliotis genome:
- a CDS encoding glutaredoxin family protein — MSEKSSFLDKIKEVASYVLIIGLGLGLGLAGKSAWEWYNQVPAYIETDTREHFANVSNKVVVYTTQWCGFCKQTKEFLNKNNIAFLERDIEIGDNKIDSLYQSIGQPGVPKIVIGNKIINGFNLGLIKQELGEHNLL; from the coding sequence ATGAGTGAAAAAAGCAGTTTTCTTGACAAAATTAAAGAGGTGGCCAGTTACGTACTGATCATCGGCTTAGGTTTAGGTCTGGGCCTGGCGGGGAAAAGTGCCTGGGAATGGTATAACCAGGTGCCAGCCTATATAGAAACAGATACCCGCGAGCATTTTGCCAATGTCAGCAATAAGGTTGTCGTTTATACCACGCAATGGTGCGGTTTTTGTAAACAGACAAAAGAGTTTTTAAACAAGAATAATATCGCCTTCCTGGAGCGGGATATTGAAATCGGCGATAACAAGATTGACTCTTTATACCAATCCATAGGCCAGCCCGGCGTACCTAAGATTGTCATCGGCAATAAAATTATCAACGGTTTTAACCTTGGCTTAATCAAGCAGGAGCTTGGCGAGCATAATTTGTTGTAA
- a CDS encoding dicarboxylate/amino acid:cation symporter — protein MKHTNLTTRIVIAMIAGIVVGALLQLIMPNGSDLVIPLYLFDFSVRGFFVDGVFEVVGQIFVASLRMLVVPLVFVSLICGTCSLKDTSKLGRIGGKAIGLYLMTTAIAISFAMSLALFVSPGEGVNMASETTFASKEAPSLAQVLINMFPSNPFASFAQGNMLQVIIFALLFGIAIALSGQAGERVAKIFTDMNEVIMRLVAILMNIAPYGVFCLLAGLFTDVSLKTFGNLIVYFLVVFFALLVHGLITYPVILKVITGLNPLVFLKKMRNTIVFAFSTSSSNATIPVTLETTTKKMGVKNSIASFTVPLGATINMDGTAIMQGVATVFIAQVFNVDLSISDFLIVILTATLASIGTAGVPGVGLIMLAMVLEQVGLPVEGIGLIIGVDRLLDMTRTAVNVTGDSMVTLIVGKTEGEFEQEVYLDDKAGSRIEEIDFHHLKE, from the coding sequence GTGAAACATACAAATTTAACCACTCGTATCGTCATTGCTATGATCGCCGGAATTGTCGTCGGCGCCTTATTGCAACTCATAATGCCCAACGGCTCCGACCTTGTTATTCCCCTTTATCTTTTCGATTTTTCCGTCAGGGGGTTCTTTGTTGACGGTGTCTTTGAAGTTGTCGGACAAATTTTCGTCGCCAGTTTACGTATGCTGGTGGTGCCCCTGGTATTTGTCTCGCTGATCTGCGGCACCTGCTCGTTAAAAGATACCAGTAAACTGGGGCGCATCGGCGGTAAAGCCATTGGCCTGTATCTGATGACTACCGCCATCGCCATCAGTTTTGCCATGTCGCTGGCGCTATTTGTCAGCCCGGGAGAAGGGGTTAATATGGCCTCAGAGACCACCTTTGCCAGTAAAGAAGCTCCTTCACTGGCACAAGTGCTGATTAACATGTTCCCCAGCAACCCTTTTGCCTCTTTTGCCCAGGGTAACATGCTGCAGGTGATCATTTTTGCCTTACTCTTTGGTATTGCCATTGCCCTGTCGGGCCAGGCAGGCGAACGGGTTGCCAAAATATTCACCGATATGAATGAAGTGATCATGCGCCTGGTGGCTATTTTAATGAATATTGCCCCCTACGGCGTATTCTGTCTGCTGGCGGGTTTGTTCACCGATGTTTCCCTGAAAACCTTTGGCAACCTAATTGTTTACTTCCTGGTTGTATTCTTTGCCTTACTGGTGCACGGCCTGATCACCTACCCGGTGATATTAAAAGTAATAACTGGATTGAACCCTTTGGTTTTCCTGAAAAAAATGCGCAATACCATAGTATTCGCCTTTTCAACTTCCAGCAGCAATGCCACCATCCCGGTGACCTTAGAAACCACGACCAAAAAAATGGGGGTGAAAAACTCCATTGCTTCCTTTACCGTGCCACTTGGCGCCACTATTAACATGGACGGCACCGCCATTATGCAGGGGGTTGCCACTGTCTTTATTGCCCAAGTCTTTAATGTCGACCTGAGCATCAGCGATTTCCTGATAGTGATCCTCACCGCCACTTTGGCCTCTATCGGCACCGCGGGTGTTCCCGGCGTCGGTCTTATCATGCTGGCCATGGTACTTGAACAGGTAGGCTTGCCGGTAGAAGGCATAGGCCTGATTATCGGCGTTGACCGCCTGCTGGATATGACACGTACTGCGGTCAATGTTACCGGCGATAGTATGGTGACCTTAATTGTCGGTAAAACAGAAGGAGAATTTGAACAGGAAGTTTACCTGGACGATAAGGCCGGCAGCCGGATAGAAGAAATCGATTTCCATCATCTAAAAGAGTAA
- the sohB gene encoding protease SohB, giving the protein MDFLYEYGMFLAKTVTLVLAVVAILVAITATAIKQKHKKGELEITDLSAEFEEVEQDITHQLLSKEELKKKEKADKKLAKEKAKAEKDAAKDEDAKQEPRLFVVDFNGSLDAREVKGLREEISAILSVATKEDEVFVRLESGGGMVHGYGLASSQLDRIRQNDIPLTVSVDKVAASGGYMMACVANKIISAPFAILGSIGVIAQVPNFNKLLKKHDVEFEQLTAGEFKRTLTMFGENTEKGREKFVEELEETHELFKDFVTEHRPSLDVAKVATGEHWFGIKAKELGLVDEIQTSDDYLQAASKDRKVVAIKFETRKGFTEKLTKAASLSIENVIGKLWQNNRIFPG; this is encoded by the coding sequence TTGGATTTTTTGTACGAATACGGCATGTTTTTGGCCAAAACCGTGACCTTAGTGTTGGCGGTGGTGGCCATTTTAGTGGCGATTACTGCCACGGCCATTAAGCAAAAACATAAAAAAGGAGAGCTGGAGATCACCGATCTTTCTGCTGAATTTGAAGAAGTTGAGCAGGATATCACCCATCAGCTGCTGTCGAAGGAAGAATTGAAGAAAAAGGAAAAAGCCGATAAAAAACTGGCGAAGGAAAAAGCCAAGGCAGAAAAAGATGCCGCCAAAGATGAAGATGCCAAGCAAGAACCCAGGTTGTTTGTCGTTGACTTTAACGGCAGTTTGGATGCCCGTGAAGTGAAAGGCTTGCGCGAAGAAATCAGCGCGATTTTATCTGTCGCCACTAAAGAAGATGAAGTTTTTGTACGTTTAGAAAGTGGCGGCGGTATGGTACATGGTTATGGTCTGGCATCATCCCAGTTGGATCGCATTCGTCAAAACGACATTCCGCTGACCGTTTCCGTAGATAAGGTAGCCGCCAGCGGCGGTTATATGATGGCCTGTGTTGCCAATAAAATTATCTCGGCACCTTTTGCCATTTTAGGTTCTATCGGGGTGATTGCCCAGGTACCTAACTTTAATAAATTGCTGAAAAAGCACGATGTTGAATTTGAACAGCTGACCGCAGGTGAGTTTAAGCGCACTTTAACCATGTTTGGTGAGAATACCGAAAAAGGCCGTGAGAAGTTTGTTGAAGAACTCGAAGAAACCCATGAGTTATTTAAGGACTTTGTGACCGAGCACAGACCAAGCCTGGATGTTGCCAAAGTGGCGACAGGTGAGCACTGGTTTGGCATAAAAGCAAAAGAGCTGGGCTTGGTGGATGAAATCCAAACCAGTGACGATTATCTCCAGGCCGCCAGTAAAGACCGTAAGGTGGTGGCGATAAAATTTGAAACCCGTAAAGGTTTTACAGAAAAGCTCACTAAGGCCGCTTCGCTTTCTATTGAAAACGTTATCGGTAAATTGTGGCAGAATAACCGTATATTTCCCGGTTAA
- a CDS encoding thiopurine S-methyltransferase, whose protein sequence is MDKVFWHNCWEHNKLGFHQQEIHPFLSRYLQKLLRAEDKHVFVPLCGKSLDMAWLAERLQVSGAELSEIACRDFFREKDIACQSRREGDFQLFSFDNLTLWQGDFFKLATGLLPRFDWIYDRAALIALPEAMQQAYVDKLLSFMTVNTRILLVLVEYPPEEMQGPPFPVFEQDLRRLFAVDKKLKIEKLASLPHEDKRFAQRTFDVSSLAETLYLISY, encoded by the coding sequence ATGGATAAGGTCTTTTGGCATAACTGTTGGGAGCATAATAAGCTGGGTTTTCATCAGCAGGAGATCCATCCATTTTTAAGCCGCTACCTTCAAAAGCTGCTACGGGCTGAAGACAAACATGTTTTTGTGCCTTTATGCGGCAAATCGCTGGATATGGCCTGGCTTGCCGAACGTTTGCAAGTCAGCGGTGCTGAGCTTAGTGAAATTGCTTGCCGGGATTTTTTCCGGGAAAAAGATATTGCCTGTCAAAGCCGGCGAGAAGGGGATTTCCAGCTTTTTTCCTTTGATAACCTGACCCTGTGGCAGGGGGACTTTTTTAAACTTGCTACCGGGTTGTTGCCCCGGTTTGACTGGATTTATGATCGTGCAGCGCTTATTGCTCTGCCCGAAGCGATGCAGCAAGCTTATGTCGATAAACTGCTGAGCTTTATGACGGTCAATACCAGGATATTGTTGGTATTGGTTGAATATCCGCCCGAAGAAATGCAGGGACCTCCATTTCCGGTTTTCGAACAAGACTTACGGCGTTTATTTGCCGTGGATAAAAAGCTTAAAATCGAAAAACTGGCCTCGCTCCCCCATGAAGATAAACGTTTTGCCCAGCGGACCTTTGATGTCAGCTCTCTGGCGGAAACCTTATATCTGATCAGTTATTAA
- a CDS encoding Ig-like domain-containing protein — protein sequence MKLHQGFSCFALFIILMGCGGGSLSDDGGGGGETPDEITVSLAISNEMVSEQNPATITATVKQGSTVLAGKLVTFTLDNADLAFFNPQIGTANTQSNGEATIILNAGETAGAGQVTATVEEVDPANISFTSQGDGNTGGLPDLADISLFASSQQIASSGAQSITLTAIAKDTNNNLLDNVNVTFTADSGQIEVVNGLTGADGQATATLKTANEPSNRVITTTASSNFITDTVDIQVVGTTVSLTGSSSLAINDDNSYIIKVLDSDGSGIANTQVALSATDTSTETPAGPVANLTLADSVTTDFTGQTTVVVTGTSGGTNTLVANALGAVVSQAVAVQSDSFLFTGFDDGNGTNVDPSSVPAVAIPDVLLSDTATLTLTWLRSGVAVDDGTQVNFTTTRGSLTSSSATTDNGEVTATLTADNAGKALVTFTGTDGDIVLNNQLEFEFIAETVDTIVAQALPKSVGPSGQTSTISVVVKDANGNLVKNKDIDFTLTDTNGGTIFPASAVTDSNGSASTIYTSNNVSAQDGVSVQASVRDDPGKADTVTLTVADRELFISIGTGNEIITDDADVSYNKQYAVFVTDVDSNPVENVNLTASAIPHSFYKGNWWPRYDGDEFIIWQAGGEEESITVDEVVLFPLKFECSNEDLNLDGILDPGEDTNGNGLLTPGNIVAADGEVTTDDQGKAVINIRYAQSFAQWVDIRLVLSTQVNGTESYTETIFTLPVASADVLSEDIPPPSSSVDLKSPFGRVANCTNTD from the coding sequence ATGAAACTGCATCAAGGTTTTAGCTGTTTTGCGTTATTCATTATCTTAATGGGCTGCGGTGGGGGCAGTTTAAGTGACGATGGTGGAGGGGGCGGGGAAACTCCGGATGAAATTACCGTTTCTCTGGCCATTTCCAATGAAATGGTGTCTGAGCAGAATCCGGCAACCATTACCGCCACCGTCAAACAGGGTAGTACTGTCCTGGCCGGCAAACTGGTGACTTTTACCCTGGACAATGCCGATTTAGCCTTTTTTAATCCGCAAATCGGTACCGCCAATACCCAGTCCAACGGTGAAGCCACCATTATATTAAATGCCGGAGAAACGGCGGGGGCCGGTCAGGTGACCGCCACAGTGGAAGAGGTAGATCCGGCCAACATCAGCTTTACCAGCCAGGGAGACGGTAATACCGGCGGTTTGCCGGATTTAGCTGATATCAGTTTATTTGCCAGCAGCCAGCAAATCGCTTCCAGCGGCGCGCAAAGCATCACCCTAACCGCCATTGCCAAAGATACCAATAATAACCTGCTGGATAATGTCAACGTGACCTTTACCGCAGATTCCGGACAAATAGAAGTGGTTAACGGCCTCACCGGGGCAGACGGGCAGGCAACGGCGACCCTTAAAACGGCCAACGAACCGAGCAACCGGGTAATTACCACTACCGCCAGTAGTAATTTCATTACCGATACTGTTGATATTCAGGTCGTGGGCACGACGGTTAGCCTAACCGGATCATCTTCTTTAGCCATTAATGACGACAACAGTTATATCATTAAGGTGCTGGACTCTGATGGCAGTGGTATTGCCAATACCCAGGTCGCATTATCTGCCACTGATACTTCTACCGAAACGCCGGCAGGCCCGGTAGCCAATCTGACTCTTGCCGATTCGGTAACTACGGACTTTACCGGGCAAACCACAGTTGTGGTGACTGGTACCAGCGGCGGCACCAATACCCTGGTGGCAAACGCACTTGGCGCTGTTGTTAGCCAGGCTGTCGCAGTGCAGAGTGATTCTTTTCTCTTTACCGGTTTTGATGACGGTAACGGCACCAATGTCGACCCCTCGTCTGTACCGGCGGTAGCTATTCCCGATGTGTTATTGTCTGACACCGCAACGCTTACCTTAACCTGGTTGCGCTCAGGTGTTGCAGTAGACGATGGTACTCAGGTTAACTTTACTACGACCCGGGGCAGCTTAACCAGCTCCTCGGCAACAACAGATAACGGTGAGGTAACGGCGACCCTTACAGCTGATAATGCCGGCAAAGCCCTGGTGACCTTTACCGGTACAGACGGTGATATTGTTTTAAATAACCAGCTGGAATTTGAATTTATCGCAGAAACGGTTGATACCATAGTTGCTCAGGCTTTGCCTAAATCCGTGGGGCCAAGCGGACAAACCTCGACGATTTCTGTGGTGGTCAAAGATGCCAATGGCAACCTGGTGAAAAATAAAGACATAGATTTTACCCTGACAGACACTAATGGCGGCACGATTTTTCCCGCCAGTGCTGTAACCGATAGTAACGGTAGTGCCTCAACTATTTATACATCCAATAATGTTTCGGCACAAGACGGTGTTTCGGTGCAGGCAAGTGTACGCGATGATCCCGGCAAAGCTGATACCGTTACCTTAACGGTGGCGGATCGGGAATTATTCATTTCTATCGGTACTGGTAATGAAATTATTACAGATGATGCCGATGTTAGCTATAACAAACAATATGCTGTGTTTGTCACTGATGTCGACTCTAACCCGGTAGAAAACGTTAACCTGACGGCATCGGCTATCCCTCATAGTTTTTATAAAGGCAACTGGTGGCCCAGGTATGACGGTGACGAATTTATTATCTGGCAGGCCGGGGGAGAAGAAGAGTCGATAACCGTTGATGAAGTGGTGTTGTTCCCGCTTAAATTCGAGTGCTCCAATGAAGACTTAAATCTCGACGGTATTTTAGATCCCGGAGAAGATACCAATGGTAATGGTTTATTAACGCCCGGCAATATTGTTGCCGCCGATGGCGAAGTCACTACAGACGATCAGGGGAAAGCCGTGATTAATATCCGGTACGCGCAAAGCTTCGCCCAGTGGGTCGATATCAGGCTTGTCTTATCAACTCAGGTTAACGGTACAGAAAGCTATACCGAGACAATATTTACCTTGCCGGTGGCATCGGCCGATGTGTTAAGCGAAGATATTCCGCCGCCGAGTTCTAGTGTGGATCTGAAAAGTCCTTTTGGCCGGGTGGCCAACTGTACTAACACAGACTAA
- a CDS encoding TetR/AcrR family transcriptional regulator, producing MEKKITQSERKHAAILAAAVEEFRDKGFRATSMDSLAARAQVSKRTVYNHFASKEVLFQAIAQQMFDYSAQMTSIRYQSELPLAQQLLEFSDKELDLLASENFRALAKIMIGECIHSPELAASTMAQLNEQELSLEQWIADAVSDQKLKPVDPAYAAGQFVALIKANAFWPQITMGQAIPDTKQKQQIAQDAVGMFLAYYAL from the coding sequence ATGGAAAAGAAAATAACCCAGAGTGAACGCAAACATGCCGCGATCCTGGCGGCGGCGGTCGAAGAATTTCGGGACAAGGGCTTCAGGGCAACCAGTATGGACAGTTTGGCGGCCAGAGCACAAGTGTCCAAACGCACCGTATATAATCACTTTGCCAGCAAAGAAGTTTTGTTTCAGGCTATCGCCCAGCAGATGTTTGATTACTCGGCGCAGATGACCAGTATCCGCTACCAGAGCGAACTGCCGTTAGCACAGCAGTTGCTGGAGTTTTCCGATAAAGAACTGGATTTATTGGCGTCGGAAAATTTCCGGGCGCTGGCAAAAATTATGATCGGCGAGTGTATCCATTCACCCGAATTGGCCGCCAGCACTATGGCACAACTTAACGAGCAGGAATTAAGTTTAGAGCAGTGGATTGCTGACGCCGTAAGCGATCAAAAATTAAAGCCGGTAGACCCTGCCTATGCCGCCGGGCAGTTTGTAGCCCTGATCAAGGCTAATGCTTTCTGGCCGCAAATCACCATGGGGCAAGCCATTCCGGATACAAAACAAAAACAACAAATAGCCCAGGATGCCGTGGGCATGTTTCTCGCCTATTACGCCCTTTAG
- the topA gene encoding type I DNA topoisomerase, producing MAKSLVIVESPAKAKTINKYLGKDFVVKSSVGHVRDLPTSSTGKKVAAKSPAEVRKMSPEAKAKYKQKRDKQALVNRMGIDPEKDWQANYQILPGKEKVVNELKKLADTADTVYLATDLDREGEAIAWHLKEIIGGSDDKFRRVVFNEITENAIQQAFSTPGELSMPGVNAQQARRFLDRVVGFMVSPLLWKKVARGLSAGRVQSVAVKLVVEREREIKAFVPKEFWEINADTSTSDAQQLNLDVTHENGKAFKPTNETEAKQAQAILESAKFSVSKREDRPSKSTPSAPFITSTLQQAASTRLGFGVKRTMGLAQRLYEAGHITYMRTDSTNLSKDAVEMCRSYISESFGENYLPEKAKTYGSKAGAQEAHEAIRPSNVKLESAFMSDMEADAKKLYDLIWRQFVACQMTAARYDVSTLTVSADKFDLKAKGRVMKFDGWTRVHPQLSKGDDTHLPDIAVGEVLTLDKLTPSQHFTKPVARFGEASLVKELEKRSIGRPSTYASIISTIQDRGYVRLDKKRFYAEKMGEIVTDSLSKSFEKLMSFDFTANMEQELDEIAEGQIDWKEVLNEFYKNFTDKLSLADKPADEGGMPSNEPVTTDIDCPTCGRKMGIRTASTGVFLGCTGYALPPKERCTTTMNLTSGEEAVSVLAEDQETEALRAMHRCPKCQTAMDSYLIDETRKLHVCGNNPECDGYELEQGTFKIKGYDGPVLECDRCGSQMELKSGRFGKYFGCTNEECKNTRKLLKNGEAAPPKEDPVQLPELPCEQSDAHFVLRDGAAGIFMAASTFPRSRETRAPKVAELQRFRDRISSKFYYLADAPEKDPEGNLAVVRFSRKTKEQYVMTEVEGKATGWVAKYIDGKWVEEQTKKKAATKKKAAAKPKAKAKAAAAKA from the coding sequence ATGGCAAAATCTCTGGTAATTGTCGAGTCACCAGCCAAAGCAAAGACAATTAACAAATACCTTGGTAAAGACTTTGTTGTGAAGTCAAGTGTCGGTCATGTCCGTGATTTGCCGACCAGCAGCACAGGTAAAAAAGTTGCTGCAAAATCTCCCGCCGAAGTGCGTAAAATGTCACCGGAAGCGAAAGCGAAATACAAGCAAAAGCGTGATAAACAGGCCCTGGTCAACCGTATGGGTATAGACCCTGAAAAAGACTGGCAGGCAAATTACCAGATCCTTCCCGGTAAGGAAAAAGTGGTCAATGAACTGAAAAAACTCGCTGACACGGCCGATACTGTCTATCTCGCGACCGATTTGGATCGCGAGGGAGAAGCGATAGCCTGGCACTTAAAAGAGATCATCGGCGGCAGCGACGACAAATTCAGGCGTGTGGTGTTTAATGAAATTACCGAAAATGCCATTCAACAGGCGTTCTCTACTCCAGGTGAGCTCAGCATGCCCGGCGTTAATGCCCAGCAGGCAAGGCGTTTTCTTGACCGGGTCGTCGGCTTTATGGTCAGCCCGCTGTTGTGGAAAAAAGTCGCCCGCGGCTTATCCGCCGGCCGGGTGCAGTCGGTTGCTGTTAAGCTGGTGGTTGAGCGTGAGCGGGAAATTAAAGCCTTTGTGCCAAAAGAGTTCTGGGAGATCAATGCCGATACCAGCACCAGTGACGCACAGCAGCTTAACCTTGACGTAACCCACGAAAACGGCAAGGCCTTTAAGCCGACCAATGAGACCGAAGCGAAACAGGCCCAGGCAATACTGGAAAGCGCCAAGTTCAGCGTCAGTAAACGTGAAGACAGGCCTTCGAAAAGTACCCCTTCGGCGCCTTTTATCACCTCTACCTTGCAGCAGGCGGCCAGCACACGTTTAGGTTTTGGCGTCAAGCGTACTATGGGTTTGGCACAGCGACTATATGAAGCCGGTCATATTACCTATATGCGTACCGACTCAACCAACTTGAGTAAAGATGCGGTTGAGATGTGCCGTAGTTATATCAGCGAAAGCTTTGGTGAAAACTATTTGCCGGAAAAGGCAAAAACCTATGGCAGCAAAGCGGGAGCCCAAGAGGCGCATGAGGCGATCCGTCCTTCGAATGTGAAGCTGGAATCGGCCTTTATGTCGGATATGGAAGCCGATGCTAAAAAACTTTATGATTTGATCTGGCGTCAGTTTGTTGCCTGCCAGATGACCGCAGCCCGTTATGATGTCAGTACCCTGACCGTCAGCGCCGATAAGTTTGACTTAAAAGCCAAGGGCCGGGTGATGAAATTTGACGGCTGGACCCGGGTCCATCCGCAGCTTTCTAAAGGTGACGACACGCATTTACCGGATATTGCCGTGGGCGAAGTCTTAACCCTGGATAAGCTGACCCCGTCCCAGCACTTTACTAAACCTGTGGCGCGTTTTGGTGAAGCTTCCCTGGTTAAAGAGCTGGAAAAACGTTCAATCGGACGTCCTTCGACTTATGCTTCTATTATTTCTACTATTCAGGACCGCGGTTACGTGCGTCTGGATAAAAAGCGTTTTTACGCGGAAAAAATGGGTGAAATCGTCACCGACAGTTTATCGAAAAGCTTTGAAAAACTGATGAGCTTTGATTTCACCGCCAATATGGAACAAGAGCTGGATGAAATTGCCGAAGGCCAGATTGACTGGAAAGAAGTATTAAACGAGTTCTATAAGAACTTTACCGACAAATTAAGCCTGGCGGATAAACCCGCCGATGAAGGCGGCATGCCCAGCAATGAGCCGGTAACCACAGATATAGATTGCCCTACCTGCGGCCGCAAAATGGGGATAAGAACCGCGTCTACCGGGGTGTTTTTAGGTTGTACCGGTTATGCCCTGCCGCCAAAAGAGCGTTGTACCACCACCATGAACCTGACCTCAGGTGAAGAAGCGGTGAGTGTGCTGGCGGAAGATCAGGAAACCGAAGCGCTGCGCGCCATGCACCGTTGTCCTAAGTGTCAAACGGCGATGGACAGTTATTTAATCGATGAAACCCGCAAATTACATGTTTGTGGGAATAACCCTGAGTGTGACGGCTATGAGCTTGAGCAGGGCACTTTTAAGATCAAAGGTTATGACGGTCCGGTACTTGAATGTGATCGCTGCGGCTCGCAAATGGAATTAAAGTCGGGACGTTTTGGCAAATATTTCGGCTGTACAAACGAGGAATGTAAAAATACCCGTAAGCTGCTGAAAAACGGTGAAGCCGCGCCGCCAAAAGAAGATCCGGTACAATTGCCAGAATTGCCTTGTGAACAATCTGATGCTCACTTTGTGCTTAGGGACGGCGCTGCCGGTATCTTTATGGCGGCCAGTACTTTCCCGCGCTCAAGGGAAACCCGGGCGCCAAAAGTCGCGGAGCTGCAAAGATTCAGGGACCGTATTTCTTCCAAGTTCTACTACCTGGCAGATGCGCCGGAAAAAGATCCCGAAGGCAATTTAGCCGTGGTGCGCTTTAGCCGCAAAACCAAAGAGCAATACGTGATGACGGAAGTCGAGGGTAAGGCGACCGGTTGGGTAGCGAAATATATCGACGGCAAATGGGTGGAAGAGCAGACGAAAAAGAAAGCGGCCACCAAAAAGAAAGCGGCGGCTAAACCTAAGGCCAAAGCAAAAGCAGCTGCCGCTAAAGCCTAA
- a CDS encoding arginase family protein — protein MTALWPALQQKLQDCLCPPGNGVFTVNTAKERKEQLHQKLFGQSENIDSLWQTSLAELPKCSKAVIMGIASDCGGGILRGANWGPLFLRNTLLSEYPELPAFDMGDIRVIPHLLHDKYLNEATIANCRKALYQDENSPYPVSPLSLTEDVLHDFYQAFPDKGVFGIGGDHSISYPLTKAYLQAKKAKGIRAAIIHFDAHTDLLVERLGIDLCFGSWCTHILDDLHANNHLIQVGIRSSGRPKSHWEGTFGVKQHWAHEVRESGVDKVIANILAQLEGENIDELYVSFDIDALDDSVASATGTPEPDGLYQEEAMKILKSLAAVYPITGGDMMEIAPFTDSSGSGASSAEKTLAAGAEISAFLLKEIAK, from the coding sequence ATGACAGCGTTATGGCCTGCATTACAACAGAAACTTCAAGATTGCTTATGCCCCCCGGGAAATGGTGTTTTTACCGTAAATACAGCGAAAGAACGCAAGGAACAGCTGCACCAGAAATTATTCGGACAAAGCGAAAATATTGACTCCTTATGGCAAACCTCCTTGGCTGAACTGCCAAAATGCTCCAAAGCCGTGATCATGGGTATCGCCTCGGATTGTGGCGGCGGTATCTTACGCGGCGCAAACTGGGGACCTTTGTTCCTGCGCAATACCCTGCTAAGCGAATATCCAGAGTTACCCGCTTTTGATATGGGGGATATCCGGGTTATTCCTCACCTGCTGCACGATAAATATTTAAATGAAGCGACTATTGCCAACTGCCGCAAGGCCTTGTACCAGGATGAAAACAGCCCTTACCCGGTCAGCCCGTTATCCCTGACAGAAGATGTTTTGCATGATTTCTACCAGGCTTTCCCGGATAAAGGTGTCTTTGGCATCGGCGGCGATCACTCAATTAGCTACCCGTTAACCAAAGCTTACCTGCAGGCGAAAAAAGCCAAAGGCATACGTGCTGCCATTATTCATTTTGACGCCCATACCGATCTGCTGGTAGAGCGCCTGGGCATAGACTTATGTTTCGGCTCCTGGTGTACCCATATCCTGGATGATCTGCATGCCAACAACCACTTGATTCAGGTGGGGATCCGCTCAAGCGGCAGACCTAAATCCCACTGGGAAGGGACTTTCGGCGTGAAACAGCACTGGGCCCATGAAGTACGTGAATCCGGTGTCGACAAGGTAATTGCCAATATCCTGGCCCAGCTTGAAGGGGAAAATATCGACGAGTTGTATGTCAGCTTTGATATCGATGCCTTAGATGACAGTGTTGCTTCTGCCACAGGTACACCTGAGCCCGACGGTTTGTATCAGGAAGAAGCCATGAAAATCTTAAAGAGCCTGGCGGCGGTTTATCCCATTACCGGCGGTGATATGATGGAAATTGCTCCTTTTACCGACAGTTCCGGCTCGGGTGCAAGCAGCGCCGAGAAGACCCTGGCGGCGGGAGCGGAGATTTCTGCGTTTTTACTGAAAGAGATAGCGAAGTAA